One Peterkaempfera bronchialis DNA window includes the following coding sequences:
- a CDS encoding Acg family FMN-binding oxidoreductase, with translation MSITTVPAPAALALDAATLERLVAAAVAAPSIHNTQPWRFQYDPDTATLAVHSDHVRNPRHTDPVGRALYLSVGAAVFNLRVAARHLGRAARVRLLPEPADPTLLAAVRLTALPPRARGRHQALYDALWRRHTSRLPFADHRVPPQLLGELADAAHIGGTVLYTPDRQETVRLLHLTRRAEQRNTRDDDRSAESRRAISGPAGSPYGIPGSALGPQDSAGRLPMRDFSALRSPGLLPAAPFETTPTVAVLATAHDTRADWLRAGQALEHVLLLATAAGVRTSLFHQALEWPDLRWALRDPARDQHLHVQMLIRFGYGTTRPATPRRTPADVLADLPD, from the coding sequence GTGTCCATCACCACTGTCCCCGCCCCCGCCGCCCTCGCCCTTGACGCGGCGACCCTGGAGAGGCTCGTCGCGGCGGCCGTCGCCGCACCCTCCATCCACAACACCCAGCCCTGGCGCTTCCAGTACGACCCGGACACCGCGACCCTCGCCGTCCACAGCGACCACGTCCGCAACCCCCGGCACACCGACCCCGTGGGCCGGGCCCTGTACCTCTCCGTCGGCGCCGCCGTCTTCAACCTCCGCGTCGCCGCCCGCCACCTCGGCCGAGCCGCCCGCGTCCGGCTGCTCCCCGAACCCGCCGACCCCACCCTGCTGGCCGCCGTCCGGCTCACCGCGCTGCCGCCCCGCGCCCGGGGCCGCCACCAGGCGCTGTACGACGCCCTCTGGCGCCGCCACACCAGCCGGCTGCCCTTCGCCGACCACCGGGTGCCCCCGCAGCTCCTCGGCGAACTCGCCGACGCCGCCCACATCGGCGGCACAGTCCTCTACACCCCGGACCGCCAGGAGACCGTGCGCCTGCTCCACCTCACCCGCCGCGCCGAACAGCGCAACACCCGCGACGACGACCGCAGCGCCGAGAGCCGACGGGCGATCAGCGGCCCTGCGGGCAGCCCCTACGGCATCCCGGGCAGCGCCCTGGGCCCGCAGGACTCCGCAGGCCGACTGCCGATGCGCGACTTCAGCGCCCTGCGGTCCCCGGGCCTGCTCCCCGCCGCCCCCTTCGAGACCACCCCCACCGTCGCCGTGCTGGCCACCGCCCATGACACCCGCGCCGACTGGCTGCGCGCCGGGCAGGCCCTGGAACACGTCCTGCTGCTCGCCACGGCCGCCGGCGTCCGCACCTCGCTCTTCCATCAGGCCCTGGAGTGGCCCGACCTGCGCTGGGCACTGCGCGACCCGGCCCGCGACCAGCACCTGCACGTCCAGATGCTGATCCGCTTCGGCTACGGCACCACCCGCCCGGCCACCCCCCGGCGCACCCCCGCCGACGTGCTCGCCGACCTCCCCGACTGA
- a CDS encoding DUF6191 domain-containing protein — protein sequence MMVFWAMSIPGLVCLLTLVALLDQLALRAGRSRWVPWRGTGREGQISATGFEQLHATFAAGKQHELDERRTTLMLRDDQGDGAPPRTRVDLDGGHAVVRLPQQDG from the coding sequence ATGATGGTCTTCTGGGCGATGAGCATCCCCGGACTGGTCTGCCTGCTCACCCTGGTCGCCCTGCTCGACCAACTGGCGCTGCGGGCCGGCCGCTCCCGCTGGGTCCCCTGGCGCGGTACCGGCCGCGAGGGACAGATCTCCGCCACCGGTTTCGAGCAGCTGCACGCCACCTTCGCCGCCGGGAAGCAGCACGAGCTGGACGAGCGCAGGACCACCCTGATGCTCCGCGACGACCAGGGCGACGGGGCGCCCCCGCGCACCCGGGTGGACCTCGACGGCGGCCACGCCGTGGTGCGCCTGCCCCAGCAGGACGGCTGA
- a CDS encoding hemerythrin domain-containing protein, translating into MTAIDELIREHEQAIALIGEVRAAYRLRDLPRMAESARRIAAVLAPHTEVQERGLFPALAAAFPDRIGELEEEHRRIEAVLAEAEHGTPADPGWPGRFLLALVLLREHIVKEQDGLFPAATAILGPADWDAVDAVRARCGTAAGRRPVRR; encoded by the coding sequence GTGACCGCGATCGACGAACTCATCCGCGAGCACGAGCAGGCCATCGCCCTCATCGGCGAGGTGCGCGCCGCCTACCGGCTGCGGGACCTCCCCCGGATGGCCGAGTCGGCCCGGCGCATCGCCGCCGTCCTCGCCCCGCACACCGAAGTGCAGGAGCGCGGCCTCTTCCCCGCCCTGGCGGCAGCCTTCCCGGACCGGATCGGAGAGCTGGAGGAGGAGCACCGCCGCATCGAAGCCGTGCTGGCCGAGGCCGAGCACGGCACCCCGGCCGACCCCGGCTGGCCGGGCCGCTTCCTGCTCGCGCTGGTGCTGCTGCGCGAGCACATCGTCAAGGAGCAGGACGGGCTCTTCCCGGCGGCGACGGCCATCCTCGGGCCCGCCGACTGGGATGCCGTCGACGCCGTCCGCGCACGGTGCGGCACGGCCGCCGGACGCCGTCCGGTGCGCCGCTGA
- a CDS encoding SpoIIE family protein phosphatase, whose amino-acid sequence MSATEVSRAGPPPPGGALTVLDPSALVLDADGRVVLWGPQAQELFGHTAEDALGRPVGALLVDPQHRASAVELFTGAVAEGVARSGTVPVRHRDGSTRLVQFRTMRLRGADGGYFALGIATDQAALLRVERDLALSERLVSQSPIGLAVLDPELRYLMVNPTLERLNGLSGRHLGLTVREALSFMDAEPVEADMERVLATGVPLVNRFSVGPTPADPGREHAWSASYHRLEDRGGRVLGLAVSVVDVTEQHQATLEAAAARRRLAQVADASVRIGSTLDLDTTADELAEVCVPDLADLAAVHVLDCVPAGRGEGVAVPEGSPRAFRPPSVASAGPSPVASALGGAGGPVRCAAERLITRCVNAALPIRLSRLDRRDLAHIAPDPQSAALLARAGAHSYLAVPLIVRGRVLGALDLVRCGNPVPFDEDDVVLATELAARAAVCVEHARWYQHQRHTAETLQRSLLPHRPPHQAGLEIAVRYQAAEAVCDIGGDWYDAIPLPDGKTALIIGDVMGSGISAAATMGQLRTATRTLAALDLEPAAVLSHLDRITADLDHRFATCVYAVHDPQRSQCRISSAGHLPPVLVRPGRAAPALLDLPTGAPLGVGGVPFETTCLDLAAGDRLVLYTDGLVETRDQPIDARLAALLLLLERHRLPLEETCDLLLRALRRPGDPDDVAVLIASVQPPG is encoded by the coding sequence ATGAGTGCGACCGAGGTCTCCCGGGCCGGGCCTCCCCCGCCGGGCGGCGCACTGACGGTGCTCGACCCGTCCGCGCTGGTGCTGGACGCGGACGGGCGGGTGGTGCTGTGGGGCCCGCAGGCGCAGGAGCTGTTCGGCCACACCGCCGAGGACGCCCTGGGCCGCCCCGTCGGGGCGCTGCTGGTCGATCCGCAGCACCGCGCGTCGGCGGTGGAGCTCTTCACCGGGGCCGTGGCGGAGGGCGTCGCCCGCTCGGGCACCGTACCGGTCCGGCACCGGGACGGCAGCACCCGGCTGGTGCAGTTCCGCACCATGCGGCTGCGGGGTGCGGACGGCGGGTACTTCGCGCTGGGGATCGCCACCGACCAGGCGGCCCTGCTGCGGGTGGAGCGGGATCTGGCCCTCTCCGAACGGCTGGTCTCGCAGTCCCCGATCGGGCTGGCGGTGCTCGACCCCGAGCTGCGCTATCTGATGGTCAACCCGACGCTGGAGCGCCTCAACGGCCTCTCCGGTCGCCATCTGGGCCTGACCGTCCGCGAGGCGCTCTCCTTCATGGACGCGGAACCGGTCGAGGCCGACATGGAGCGGGTGCTGGCGACCGGCGTCCCGCTGGTCAACCGGTTCTCCGTGGGCCCCACCCCCGCCGACCCCGGCCGCGAGCACGCCTGGTCGGCGTCGTACCACCGGCTGGAGGACCGCGGCGGACGGGTGCTCGGCCTGGCCGTCTCGGTGGTCGACGTCACCGAGCAGCACCAGGCGACCCTGGAGGCAGCCGCCGCCCGCCGACGGCTGGCCCAGGTCGCCGACGCCAGCGTGCGCATCGGTTCCACCCTGGACCTGGACACCACCGCCGACGAGCTGGCGGAGGTGTGCGTACCGGACCTGGCGGACCTGGCTGCGGTGCATGTGCTGGACTGCGTCCCGGCGGGGCGGGGTGAAGGCGTCGCGGTACCGGAGGGAAGCCCGAGGGCGTTCCGCCCGCCGTCCGTGGCGAGCGCCGGGCCTTCCCCCGTCGCCTCGGCGCTCGGCGGGGCCGGGGGCCCGGTCCGCTGCGCCGCCGAGCGTCTGATCACCCGCTGTGTGAACGCCGCCCTGCCGATCCGGCTCTCCCGTCTGGACCGGCGGGACCTGGCGCACATCGCCCCCGACCCGCAGTCCGCCGCGCTGCTGGCGCGGGCCGGAGCGCACTCCTATCTGGCGGTGCCGCTGATCGTCCGGGGCAGGGTGCTGGGCGCCCTCGACCTGGTCCGCTGCGGCAATCCGGTCCCGTTCGACGAGGACGATGTCGTCCTGGCCACCGAGCTGGCCGCCCGCGCGGCCGTCTGCGTGGAGCACGCCCGCTGGTACCAGCACCAGCGGCACACCGCCGAGACCCTGCAACGCAGCCTGCTGCCGCACCGGCCGCCGCACCAGGCCGGTCTGGAGATCGCCGTCCGCTACCAGGCCGCCGAGGCCGTCTGCGACATCGGCGGCGACTGGTACGACGCGATCCCGCTGCCGGACGGCAAGACCGCCCTGATCATCGGCGATGTGATGGGCAGCGGGATCAGCGCGGCAGCCACCATGGGCCAGCTGCGGACCGCGACCCGCACCCTGGCCGCGCTCGACCTGGAGCCGGCCGCCGTGCTGAGCCACCTCGACCGCATCACCGCCGACCTCGACCACCGCTTCGCGACCTGCGTCTACGCCGTCCATGACCCGCAGCGGTCGCAGTGCCGGATCTCCTCGGCCGGTCATCTGCCGCCCGTCCTGGTCCGCCCGGGCCGGGCCGCGCCCGCGCTGCTGGACCTGCCGACCGGGGCTCCGCTCGGCGTCGGCGGTGTCCCCTTCGAGACCACCTGCCTCGACCTGGCCGCCGGCGACCGGCTGGTGCTCTACACCGACGGCCTGGTCGAGACGCGGGACCAGCCCATCGACGCCCGGCTGGCGGCCCTGCTGCTCCTGCTGGAGCGGCACCGGCTGCCGCTGGAGGAGACCTGCGATCTGCTGCTCCGGGCGCTGCGCCGCCCGGGCGACCCGGACGATGTGGCCGTGCTCATCGCCTCGGTGCAGCCGCCGGGCTGA
- a CDS encoding helix-turn-helix domain-containing protein, whose protein sequence is MSQHDQQHQQDQRDRQDRNDQLDQLDQPNRRAHAAQPGDIGRRAALRRSQLGLSREQVAARAGMAARYLQYVEERPAQIEPGALTRLAGALETTAEQLRGGDVDLPPGRSGPATGPEFAELTPEECRARLSSRGVGRVAFTTDLGIDVLPVNYAVVGDCIVYRTGPGAAPAGAIRQEVAFQVDRIDDALSQGWSVLANGPAEHVTDPDEIHRIAARATPRPWAGGDRPLWIRITPTRLSGRIIRTT, encoded by the coding sequence GTGTCCCAGCACGACCAGCAGCATCAGCAGGATCAGCGCGACCGGCAGGACCGGAACGACCAGCTCGACCAGCTCGACCAGCCGAACCGTCGGGCACATGCGGCGCAGCCCGGCGACATCGGCCGCCGCGCCGCCCTGCGGCGCAGCCAGCTGGGACTCAGCCGGGAGCAGGTCGCGGCCCGGGCCGGGATGGCGGCCCGCTACCTCCAGTACGTCGAGGAGCGGCCGGCCCAGATCGAGCCCGGCGCCCTGACCCGGCTCGCCGGCGCCCTGGAGACCACCGCCGAACAGTTGCGCGGCGGTGACGTCGACCTCCCGCCCGGCCGGTCCGGGCCCGCCACCGGCCCCGAGTTCGCCGAACTCACCCCCGAGGAGTGCCGGGCGCGGCTCTCCTCGCGCGGCGTCGGCCGGGTGGCCTTCACCACCGACCTGGGCATCGACGTCCTCCCGGTCAACTACGCCGTCGTCGGCGACTGCATCGTCTACCGCACCGGCCCCGGCGCGGCCCCCGCCGGCGCGATCCGCCAGGAGGTCGCCTTCCAGGTCGACCGGATCGACGATGCGCTCAGCCAGGGGTGGAGCGTGCTTGCCAACGGCCCCGCCGAGCATGTCACCGACCCCGACGAGATCCACCGCATCGCCGCCCGCGCCACCCCCCGCCCCTGGGCCGGCGGCGACCGCCCCCTGTGGATCCGCATCACCCCCACCCGCCTCAGCGGCCGCATCATCCGCACCACCTGA
- a CDS encoding diacylglycerol/lipid kinase family protein: MRAFTAVVNPAAGGARGAAALGPLARLLRAAGAQVEVEYSRGLDHAREVARHAGERGRVVLAVGGDGMAGCVGGALAGTEAVLGLVPAGRGNDFARALALPSEPSALAELLLHGDPRRIDAIEVESAVHGRTAVLGSVYAGVDAVANRHANEARLLRGAASYYLGGLRAVLGWRPADYRITVDGVPYERRGFTVVAANSGFYGFGRRIAPDARVDDGLLDIVVISEASRLLFFAVMRELRSGTHLRRPQVEVVRGREVRIEAGRDLPYGADGEVEAALPVTARVLPGALRILC, encoded by the coding sequence ATGCGTGCGTTCACGGCCGTCGTCAACCCCGCTGCGGGCGGCGCCAGGGGAGCGGCGGCGCTGGGGCCGCTGGCCCGGCTGCTGCGGGCGGCCGGAGCGCAGGTCGAGGTGGAGTACAGCCGTGGCCTGGACCACGCCCGGGAGGTCGCGCGCCACGCCGGTGAGCGTGGGCGGGTGGTGCTCGCGGTCGGCGGCGACGGCATGGCCGGCTGCGTCGGCGGCGCGCTCGCCGGTACGGAGGCCGTGCTCGGGCTGGTCCCGGCCGGGCGCGGCAATGACTTCGCACGGGCGCTCGCCCTGCCCTCGGAACCCTCGGCGCTGGCCGAGCTGCTGCTGCACGGCGACCCCCGGCGGATCGACGCGATCGAGGTGGAGTCGGCGGTGCACGGGCGGACCGCCGTGCTGGGCAGCGTGTACGCGGGCGTCGACGCGGTGGCGAACCGGCACGCCAACGAGGCCCGGCTGCTGCGCGGCGCCGCCTCGTACTACCTGGGCGGGCTGCGGGCGGTGCTGGGGTGGCGGCCGGCCGACTACCGGATCACCGTGGACGGGGTGCCATACGAGCGGCGCGGCTTCACCGTGGTGGCGGCCAACTCCGGCTTCTACGGGTTCGGCCGCCGGATCGCCCCGGACGCGCGGGTGGACGACGGACTGCTGGACATCGTCGTCATCAGCGAGGCGTCCCGGCTGCTCTTCTTCGCGGTGATGCGCGAACTGCGGTCCGGCACCCACCTCAGGCGCCCGCAGGTGGAGGTGGTGCGCGGCCGGGAGGTCCGCATAGAGGCGGGCCGCGACCTTCCGTACGGGGCCGACGGCGAGGTGGAGGCGGCGCTGCCGGTGACCGCCCGGGTGCTGCCGGGGGCACTGCGCATCCTCTGCTGA
- a CDS encoding ribosome hibernation promotion factor: MNRTQTRPAAEVQVALRGGTPHGAAEYARAKLGPVVGRLREPVLGVRVKLTQGNHPSAARPAVAEVSVDVGGRLVRAHVGAPTMTEAIDLLRDRLAGRLDRVTRRRDTARRTGEPAQRPDRRPRPAEERRIVRRKSFDVAPEPVDEAVFEMEALDHDFRLFTDAATGLDAVVHRTGPAGYHLTRTGPAPKGAAVPAGVPLTVGEVPAPRIEEAEAVRWLELTGLPFVFFADVATGRGAVLYHRYDGHYGLITPAE, encoded by the coding sequence ATGAACCGAACCCAGACCCGGCCCGCCGCCGAGGTGCAGGTGGCCCTGCGCGGCGGCACCCCGCACGGCGCCGCCGAGTACGCCCGGGCCAAGCTGGGGCCCGTGGTCGGACGGCTGCGTGAACCGGTGCTCGGCGTCCGTGTGAAGCTCACCCAGGGCAACCACCCGTCGGCGGCCCGCCCGGCCGTGGCCGAGGTCTCCGTGGACGTCGGCGGACGGCTGGTACGGGCCCATGTGGGGGCGCCGACCATGACCGAGGCGATCGACCTGCTGCGGGACCGACTGGCCGGCCGGCTCGACCGGGTCACCCGCCGCCGGGACACCGCACGGCGCACCGGGGAGCCCGCGCAGCGGCCGGACCGCCGACCGCGTCCGGCCGAGGAGCGGCGGATCGTACGCCGCAAGTCCTTTGACGTCGCACCCGAGCCGGTGGACGAGGCGGTCTTCGAGATGGAGGCCCTGGATCACGACTTCCGCCTCTTCACCGACGCCGCCACCGGTCTCGACGCCGTGGTCCACCGGACCGGACCCGCCGGCTACCACCTCACCCGCACCGGCCCCGCACCGAAGGGCGCGGCCGTCCCCGCCGGGGTGCCGCTCACGGTCGGCGAGGTGCCCGCCCCGCGTATCGAGGAGGCCGAGGCGGTGCGGTGGCTGGAGCTCACCGGCCTGCCGTTCGTCTTCTTCGCCGACGTCGCCACCGGCCGGGGCGCCGTCCTCTACCACCGCTACGACGGCCACTACGGCCTGATCACGCCCGCCGAGTAA
- the narJ gene encoding nitrate reductase molybdenum cofactor assembly chaperone has protein sequence MTPQSSPTRTSGCPEQAAERALLLRLCSLFLQYPDAELAAVRPALAASTANLTATPAAGELVVFARWFDTTDPEDLERHHIDVFDPRRMSSLHLTSYLHGDPRRRGMALLALAQGYRAAGWNTAAGELPDHLPAVLEFAALAGPSTGEAPLRRHRRGLELIRHVLNAVNSPYRHVLAALLTLLPPPTDADLAAPLPPARPGHTLPLLTGEASR, from the coding sequence GTGACCCCGCAGTCCAGCCCCACCCGCACTTCCGGCTGCCCCGAGCAGGCGGCCGAACGCGCCCTGCTGCTCCGGCTCTGCTCGCTCTTCCTCCAGTACCCGGACGCCGAACTCGCCGCCGTCCGGCCCGCCCTGGCCGCCTCCACCGCCAACCTCACCGCCACCCCCGCCGCCGGTGAACTCGTCGTCTTCGCCCGCTGGTTCGACACCACCGACCCCGAGGACCTGGAGCGCCACCACATCGACGTCTTCGACCCGCGTCGGATGTCCAGCCTCCACCTCACCTCCTATCTGCACGGCGACCCCCGCCGCCGAGGCATGGCCCTGCTCGCCCTCGCCCAGGGCTACCGGGCCGCCGGCTGGAACACCGCCGCCGGCGAACTCCCCGACCACCTCCCGGCGGTGCTGGAGTTCGCCGCCCTGGCCGGACCCAGCACCGGAGAGGCACCGCTGCGCCGCCACCGCCGGGGGCTGGAGCTGATCCGGCACGTCCTCAACGCCGTCAACTCGCCCTACCGGCATGTGCTCGCCGCCCTGCTCACCCTGCTGCCGCCGCCCACCGACGCCGACCTCGCGGCCCCACTGCCGCCCGCCCGGCCCGGCCACACCCTGCCGCTCCTCACCGGAGAGGCATCCCGATGA
- a CDS encoding AfsR/SARP family transcriptional regulator, whose translation MTSPKGRLLLGALLLRANRPVSADALRSELWGERPPPTATASLHNHVARLRRLLGPDGEDRLASTPAGYVLRVRPGELDADVFTAHLRRARAARLRQEWDTVGQETSAALSLWRGQPLADLPALAGADPQIHHLTEARMQALEWRFDADLHRGRHDGLVPELAHWSADQPLREAFHRQLMLALHRTDRRAEALDVYRRLRRALVDQLGVEPGPAIRQAHRDILADSAEPQPEPGVPSAPPVPAQLPADLVDFTGRGGQVEQVRALLTGRAGGGGAVVVSAVSGTGGIGKTALAVHAAHGLVEEFPDGQLYVDLRGVSPSPPTSAEVLARFLRDLGVPEDAVPPGEDARAARFRTLTAGRRLLLVLDNARDAAQVRPLLPGDGRCGVLVTSRRRLPGLAGAAHLHLDVLDDGDALAFFGAVVGPARAAAEPEATAAVLACCAGLPLAIRIAAARLAGRSSWPVSALAERLADERRRLDELRVDDIAVRASFQVGYTSLPAPSCGADPSRAFRLLGLVQVPDLGLYAAAALLGLPPDDAEQTLELLVDACLLDSPSPGRYRLHDLLRVYAAERAAEEEDAEERREAVRRMARWCLGTLTAADEILLPRFGRPGMPPADPDHPPLRFDSFDQALRWCESELATLLGAARAAAAHGLHELAWLLAALAWRRYMANGRYEEWHAVNEIGMSSALHLGDPVAQTHLLNSRGALAWRTGRYDEAEQSLTAKLDIHRRLGDVTGEMVALGNLAVISEHRGRYTQSREQSRHALRLARSAGDRTTEGNALNNIGICEDRLGNHREALTQHHASLAIWRELGHGAGEAMALANVGAVHLHLREYDEALVHLREALPIARAAASRVNEAEILSDLGRTMIGLDRPEEARLHLTEALGCWQALDRPEAQEVGALLDALDAPAEHSGD comes from the coding sequence GTGACGTCACCCAAAGGCCGGCTGCTGCTCGGCGCCCTGCTCCTCCGGGCCAACCGGCCGGTCTCCGCCGACGCCCTGCGCAGCGAACTCTGGGGCGAGCGGCCACCCCCCACCGCCACCGCGTCCCTGCACAACCATGTGGCGCGGCTGCGGCGCCTGCTGGGCCCGGACGGCGAGGACCGGCTGGCCTCCACCCCGGCCGGGTATGTGCTGCGCGTCCGGCCGGGCGAACTGGACGCCGACGTCTTCACCGCACACCTGCGCCGCGCCCGGGCCGCGCGGCTGCGCCAGGAGTGGGACACCGTCGGCCAGGAGACCTCGGCCGCGCTCTCCCTGTGGCGGGGGCAGCCGCTGGCCGACCTGCCCGCCCTGGCCGGGGCGGACCCGCAGATCCACCACCTCACCGAGGCCCGGATGCAGGCGCTGGAGTGGCGCTTCGACGCCGACCTGCACCGCGGACGCCATGACGGGCTGGTCCCCGAGCTGGCCCACTGGAGCGCCGATCAGCCGCTGCGGGAGGCGTTCCACCGGCAGCTGATGCTCGCCCTGCACCGCACCGACCGCCGGGCCGAGGCGCTCGATGTGTACCGGCGGCTGCGCCGCGCGCTGGTGGACCAGCTCGGGGTGGAGCCCGGTCCCGCGATCCGGCAGGCGCACCGGGACATCCTGGCGGACAGCGCCGAGCCGCAGCCGGAGCCGGGCGTCCCGTCCGCGCCCCCGGTCCCCGCCCAACTCCCCGCCGACCTGGTGGACTTCACCGGTCGCGGCGGCCAGGTGGAGCAGGTGCGGGCGCTGCTGACCGGCCGGGCGGGCGGCGGCGGCGCCGTCGTGGTCTCGGCGGTGTCGGGCACCGGGGGGATCGGCAAGACCGCGTTGGCGGTCCATGCGGCGCACGGGCTGGTCGAGGAGTTCCCGGACGGGCAGCTCTATGTGGACCTGCGGGGCGTCTCCCCCTCCCCGCCGACGTCGGCCGAGGTGCTCGCCCGGTTCCTGCGCGACCTCGGGGTGCCCGAGGACGCCGTCCCGCCGGGCGAGGACGCCCGCGCCGCCCGCTTCCGTACGCTGACCGCCGGGCGCCGCCTGCTGCTGGTGCTGGACAACGCCCGTGACGCCGCACAGGTCCGCCCGCTGCTGCCCGGCGACGGCCGCTGCGGCGTGCTGGTCACCAGCCGCCGCAGGCTGCCCGGCCTGGCCGGGGCGGCCCATCTGCACCTGGACGTCCTGGACGACGGAGACGCGCTGGCGTTCTTCGGCGCCGTGGTGGGACCGGCCCGCGCGGCGGCCGAACCGGAGGCCACCGCCGCCGTCCTGGCCTGCTGCGCCGGGCTGCCGCTGGCCATCCGGATCGCCGCCGCCCGGTTGGCGGGCCGCTCCTCCTGGCCGGTCTCCGCGCTCGCCGAGCGGCTGGCCGACGAGCGCCGCAGGCTGGACGAGCTGCGGGTGGACGACATCGCCGTCCGGGCGAGCTTCCAGGTGGGCTACACCAGCCTGCCGGCCCCGTCCTGCGGCGCCGACCCGAGCCGGGCGTTCCGCCTGCTGGGCCTCGTCCAGGTGCCCGACCTGGGCCTGTACGCCGCCGCCGCGCTGCTGGGGCTTCCGCCGGACGACGCCGAGCAGACCCTGGAGCTGCTGGTCGACGCCTGCCTGCTGGACAGCCCGTCCCCCGGGCGCTACCGCCTGCACGACCTGCTGCGCGTCTACGCCGCCGAACGGGCGGCCGAGGAGGAGGACGCGGAGGAGCGCCGCGAGGCGGTCCGGCGGATGGCCCGCTGGTGCCTGGGAACCCTGACGGCGGCCGACGAGATCCTGCTGCCCCGGTTCGGACGGCCCGGGATGCCGCCCGCCGACCCGGACCATCCGCCGCTGCGGTTCGACTCCTTCGACCAGGCGCTGCGGTGGTGCGAGAGCGAGCTGGCCACGCTGCTCGGCGCCGCCCGGGCCGCCGCCGCGCACGGCCTGCACGAGCTGGCCTGGCTGCTGGCCGCGCTCGCCTGGCGCCGGTACATGGCGAACGGCCGCTACGAGGAGTGGCACGCCGTCAACGAGATCGGCATGAGCAGCGCGCTGCACCTCGGCGACCCGGTGGCGCAGACCCACCTGCTGAACTCCCGGGGCGCGCTGGCCTGGCGCACCGGCCGGTACGACGAGGCCGAGCAGAGCCTCACCGCGAAGCTCGACATCCACCGGCGGCTGGGCGACGTCACCGGCGAGATGGTGGCGCTGGGCAACCTCGCGGTCATCTCCGAGCACCGGGGGCGGTACACCCAGAGCCGGGAGCAGAGCCGGCACGCCCTGCGGCTGGCCCGCTCGGCGGGAGACCGTACGACGGAGGGCAACGCCCTCAACAACATCGGCATCTGCGAGGACCGGCTGGGCAACCACCGCGAGGCGCTGACCCAGCATCACGCCTCGCTGGCGATCTGGCGGGAGCTGGGACACGGGGCCGGTGAGGCGATGGCGCTGGCCAACGTCGGTGCGGTCCACCTCCATCTGCGGGAGTACGACGAGGCGCTGGTCCATCTGCGGGAGGCGCTGCCGATCGCCCGCGCCGCCGCCAGCCGGGTCAACGAGGCCGAGATCCTCTCCGACCTCGGCAGGACCATGATCGGCCTCGACCGTCCGGAGGAGGCACGCCTCCATCTGACCGAGGCCCTCGGCTGCTGGCAGGCGCTGGACCGCCCGGAGGCGCAGGAGGTCGGCGCCCTGCTGGACGCTCTCGACGCACCCGCAGAGCACTCCGGCGACTGA
- a CDS encoding Rv1733c family protein encodes MTGSRGPSAAADRCRNVEEVGTMRRSARQFRPGGRTGWRTRLRRATGRDGNPLRRPLDRSRARLGWVLLLLAVLAVALPTAVAAALYRSDRHAADEQAAHRHRITATTLTGAPAGGAWVPSTGEWPVLARWQYPAGQVRTAAVPVEAGTARGAPVTVWVDDSGDPAAPPRSTADITTGAVLAGLAVLTCTGLVCGTVRTVGRRRIEIRTAAAWEREWEQVEPRWSGRSRSS; translated from the coding sequence ATGACCGGCAGCCGCGGCCCCTCCGCCGCAGCCGACCGGTGCAGGAACGTCGAGGAGGTGGGCACGATGCGCCGCAGCGCACGACAATTCCGTCCGGGCGGCCGTACCGGCTGGCGGACCCGGCTGCGCCGCGCCACCGGCCGGGACGGCAACCCCCTGCGGCGCCCGCTGGACCGCAGCCGGGCGCGGCTCGGCTGGGTGCTCCTGCTGCTGGCCGTCCTGGCGGTAGCCCTGCCCACGGCCGTCGCGGCGGCGCTGTACCGCTCGGACCGGCACGCCGCCGACGAGCAGGCCGCACATCGGCACCGCATCACCGCCACCACCCTGACCGGCGCCCCGGCCGGCGGTGCCTGGGTGCCGTCCACCGGGGAGTGGCCGGTCCTCGCCCGCTGGCAGTACCCGGCGGGCCAGGTACGCACCGCAGCGGTACCGGTGGAGGCGGGCACCGCCCGGGGCGCCCCGGTGACCGTCTGGGTCGACGACTCCGGCGACCCGGCGGCGCCGCCCCGCAGCACCGCCGACATCACCACCGGGGCCGTGCTGGCGGGTCTGGCGGTGCTCACCTGCACCGGGCTGGTGTGCGGGACCGTCCGGACGGTCGGGCGGCGGCGCATCGAGATCCGTACGGCGGCGGCCTGGGAGCGGGAGTGGGAGCAGGTGGAACCGCGCTGGTCCGGGCGGTCGCGGTCGTCCTGA